The following DNA comes from Microthrixaceae bacterium.
ACCGAACGTCGACGATCGCGGATCGTTCTCGCGTGCCTGGTGCGCCCAGGAACTGCGCGAGCACGGTGCGGTGGGTGAGATCGCGCAGATGAATCTGTCGACGAATCACCGTCGTGGCACGATTCGCGGGCTGCACGTGCAGAACCCTCCCCACGGTGAGGCGAAGTTCTTCCGCTGCCTCGCCGCAGCGAGCTATCACGTCATCGCCGATGTCCGACCGGACTCGCCGACCTACGGCGCCTGGGCAGGCGTTGAGCTGTCGGCCGAGCGATTCGACGCGCTGTATGTGCCGCCGTATTGCGCGAAGGGCTATCAGGCACTGGCGGACGACACCGCTGTCCTCTACGCCGTGTCGAGTCCCTACACCCCAGGGGCGGAGACGGGACTTCGCTACGACGATCCCGCGTTCGGGATCACATGGCCGATCACCGATGGCGTGATCGTGTCGGACAAGGACCGGGCCTGGCCCGATGTACAGCTCGAACGGAGTAAATCATGATCATCGTCGACACCGCACTGCACAAGCGCCAGGAGGCGGGGGACCCCGTCCGGGTGGGGCTCATCGGATCCGGGTTCGCCGGCCAGGGGTTCGTCGACCAGGTGATGGATCACACCCCTGGTATGACGATCTCGGTGGTGGCGAACCGCACGCTCGCAGGAGCTGCACAGGCGTTCAGCCAGATCGGCATTCACGACGTCGACGTCGTGTCGACACAGGCCGAACTCGACAGCTCGATCGCCGCTCGTCGACCGGCGATCACCGACGATCCGTCGCTCGTGTACGAGAACGGTCAGGTTGAGGCGGTCGTCGAGGCGACCGGCGAAATCGAGTTCGGTGCCCACAACGCGGTGGGAGCGATCGCGAACGGCAAGCACCTCGTGCTCCTCAACGCCGAACTCGACTGCACGCTCGGTCCCATTCTCAAGAAGCGAGCCGACAGCGCTGGGGTCGTGTTCACCGACGCTGACGGCGATCAGCCGGGCGTTTTGATGAACCTTGCCCGCGAGGCCGAGATGATGGGGTTCACCCCGGTCGTCTACGGCAACATCAAGTCGTTGCTCGACCATCGTCGTACCCCCGAGACACAGGCCGGGTTCGCCGCCAACGTCTTCCAACGCCCGAAGCACATCACCAGCTTCGCCGACGGAACCAAGATCGCTGCCGAGATGGCGTGCGTCGCCAACGCGACCGGG
Coding sequences within:
- a CDS encoding SAF domain-containing protein, whose translation is MIIVDTALHKRQEAGDPVRVGLIGSGFAGQGFVDQVMDHTPGMTISVVANRTLAGAAQAFSQIGIHDVDVVSTQAELDSSIAARRPAITDDPSLVYENGQVEAVVEATGEIEFGAHNAVGAIANGKHLVLLNAELDCTLGPILKKRADSAGVVFTDADGDQPGVLMNLAREAEMMGFTPVVYGNIKSLLDHRRTPETQAGFAANVFQRPKHITSFADGTKIAAEMACVANATGFGVSERGMEGPSCSRVEEAVNLFPAEKLYAEGTGIVDYILGAEPSFGVFVLAHSNSWLHERYMKIYKMGDGPIYTFYRPYHLSPLETPLTVARAVLFNDATITPKGAPVTDVVALAKFDLSAGTVLDGVGGFASYGVMENSPTARSQNLLPMGLSDGAVLKRDVAQDTPLTFDDVDVPAGRLCDELWREQCEAFPTIA
- a CDS encoding dTDP-4-dehydrorhamnose 3,5-epimerase family protein, whose translation is MKFTELGVAGAFYIELEPNVDDRGSFSRAWCAQELREHGAVGEIAQMNLSTNHRRGTIRGLHVQNPPHGEAKFFRCLAAASYHVIADVRPDSPTYGAWAGVELSAERFDALYVPPYCAKGYQALADDTAVLYAVSSPYTPGAETGLRYDDPAFGITWPITDGVIVSDKDRAWPDVQLERSKS